The following are from one region of the Arcobacter defluvii genome:
- the lepA gene encoding translation elongation factor 4, producing the protein MQKNIRNFSIIAHIDHGKSTLADRIIQECGAITDREMTSQVMDTMDIEKERGITIKAQSVRLDYVKDGQKYVLNLIDTPGHVDFSYEVSRSLASSEGALLIVDSTQGVEAQTIANVYIAMDNDLELLPVVNKIDLPSADPIRVLEEVEEAIGLDCTLHNLISAKTGLGVKDLIDSIVDRVPAPNGDENAPTKALIYDSWFDNYLGALALVRVYDGSIKKGQKIKLMNTKVEHQVLSLMYPHPLKRQDTLEIKTGEIGIVVLGLKTLDGIAVGDTMTDAKVPTAVAIDGFEPAKPFVFAGIYPIETDKFEDLREALNKLKLNDSSISFEPESSAALGSGFRTGFLGMLHMEVIKERLEREFDLDLIATAPTVVYRVEKSNGEVIEIQNPSELPEPNYIKTIFEPYVKATILVPDEFLGNVIKLLNDKRGIQIKMDYLGKRVLLEYDLPMNEIVMDFYDKLKSTTKGYASFDYEPVGFRPGNLKKLDIRVAGDVVDALSIIVPDDKAVSKGREFVKALKELIPRQLFEVAVQASIGSTVIARETVKSMGKNVTAKCYGGDITRKRKLLEKQKEGKKRMKAIGKVNVPQEAFMAVLKI; encoded by the coding sequence TTGCAAAAAAATATTAGAAACTTTAGTATTATTGCACATATTGATCATGGAAAATCAACACTTGCAGATAGAATTATTCAAGAATGTGGAGCTATTACTGATAGAGAAATGACTTCTCAAGTTATGGATACGATGGATATCGAAAAAGAAAGAGGTATCACTATCAAAGCCCAAAGTGTTAGGCTTGATTATGTAAAAGATGGACAAAAATATGTTTTAAATCTTATTGACACTCCAGGTCACGTTGACTTTTCATATGAAGTAAGCCGTTCACTAGCTTCATCTGAAGGTGCTTTACTAATAGTTGATTCAACTCAAGGTGTTGAAGCACAAACTATAGCAAATGTTTATATAGCTATGGATAATGATTTAGAATTATTACCTGTTGTAAATAAGATAGATTTACCAAGTGCTGATCCAATTAGAGTTTTAGAAGAAGTTGAAGAAGCTATTGGACTTGATTGTACTTTACATAATCTAATTTCAGCAAAAACTGGTCTTGGAGTTAAAGATTTAATTGATTCAATAGTTGATAGAGTACCAGCTCCAAACGGAGATGAAAATGCACCAACAAAAGCTCTTATTTATGACTCATGGTTTGATAACTATCTTGGAGCTTTAGCACTTGTTAGAGTTTATGATGGAAGTATCAAAAAAGGTCAAAAAATCAAACTTATGAACACAAAAGTTGAACATCAAGTTTTAAGTTTAATGTATCCACATCCTCTTAAAAGGCAAGATACACTAGAAATAAAAACAGGTGAAATAGGAATTGTTGTATTGGGTCTTAAAACTTTAGATGGAATTGCCGTTGGTGATACTATGACCGATGCTAAAGTTCCAACAGCAGTTGCAATTGACGGATTTGAACCAGCTAAACCTTTTGTTTTTGCAGGAATTTATCCAATTGAAACTGATAAATTTGAAGATTTAAGAGAAGCATTAAATAAATTAAAATTAAATGACTCTTCAATTTCTTTTGAACCTGAAAGTTCAGCAGCTTTAGGAAGTGGATTTAGAACTGGTTTCTTAGGAATGCTTCATATGGAAGTTATTAAAGAGAGACTTGAGAGAGAATTTGACTTAGATTTAATTGCAACTGCACCAACAGTTGTTTATAGAGTTGAAAAAAGTAATGGAGAAGTTATAGAGATACAAAATCCAAGTGAACTTCCTGAACCAAATTATATAAAAACAATTTTTGAACCATATGTAAAAGCAACTATTTTAGTACCTGATGAATTTTTAGGAAATGTTATAAAACTTCTTAATGATAAAAGAGGAATCCAAATAAAAATGGATTACTTAGGAAAAAGAGTTTTACTTGAATATGATTTACCGATGAATGAAATTGTTATGGATTTTTATGATAAATTAAAATCAACTACAAAAGGTTATGCATCTTTTGATTATGAACCAGTTGGATTTAGACCTGGAAATCTTAAAAAACTTGATATTCGAGTTGCTGGTGATGTTGTTGATGCACTTTCAATCATCGTTCCTGATGATAAAGCAGTTTCAAAAGGAAGAGAATTTGTAAAAGCTCTAAAAGAATTAATTCCAAGACAACTTTTTGAAGTTGCAGTGCAAGCAAGTATTGGAAGTACAGTAATTGCTAGAGAAACTGTAAAATCAATGGGGAAAAACGTAACTGCAAAATGTTACGGTGGAGATATCACGAGAAAAAGAAAACTTCTTGAAAAACAAAAAGAAGGTAAAAAAAGAATGAAAGCGATTGGAAAGGTGAATGTACCGCAAGAAGCATTCATGGCAGTTCTTAAAATCTAA
- a CDS encoding OmpA family protein encodes MKKILITSMVCATALFAASDPSRTYSYEITPFVSGILTDSKAGLEDDNYINGGISIGKNFEETFIDQVEIAYMRSASVGYENSNGNTNIDRIFLNAVKKFELTDRLAAYGLAGIGYQNVSQELDKHKDSAVFNYGIGLRYDIPYYGIAIKGDVRHLIATKENQNDMMYTLGLGMPLGKKYTNDIIAAKAPIIEEEVKAPIIEEPTEVLPAIQDDDKDGVSNKFDKCPNTSPGVKVNKDGCVETVNLNINFDNNSAEIKNIYDEKLHQFANMLKANQTMTAVIEAHTDSKGSDAYNQNLSDRRAISVVNALKAYGVKSSKLKAIGYGETQPIATNETEEGKALNRRVTALVNQ; translated from the coding sequence ATGAAAAAAATATTAATAACATCTATGGTATGTGCAACGGCTCTTTTTGCTGCAAGTGATCCAAGTAGAACATATAGTTATGAAATCACACCTTTTGTTTCAGGAATCTTAACTGATAGCAAAGCAGGATTAGAAGATGATAATTATATAAATGGTGGTATTTCTATTGGTAAAAATTTTGAAGAAACTTTTATTGATCAAGTTGAAATAGCATACATGAGAAGTGCTAGTGTTGGGTATGAGAATTCAAATGGAAATACAAATATTGATAGAATATTTTTAAATGCAGTTAAAAAATTTGAGTTAACAGATAGATTAGCAGCTTATGGATTAGCCGGAATTGGTTATCAAAATGTTTCACAAGAATTAGACAAACATAAAGATTCTGCCGTATTCAACTATGGAATTGGTCTAAGATATGATATTCCTTATTATGGAATTGCAATAAAAGGAGATGTTAGACATCTAATTGCAACAAAAGAAAATCAAAATGATATGATGTATACTTTAGGTTTAGGAATGCCTTTAGGAAAAAAATATACAAATGATATCATTGCTGCAAAAGCTCCAATTATAGAAGAAGAAGTTAAAGCTCCAATAATTGAAGAGCCTACTGAAGTTTTACCAGCAATTCAAGATGATGATAAAGATGGAGTATCAAATAAATTTGATAAATGTCCAAATACTTCACCAGGTGTTAAAGTAAATAAAGATGGTTGTGTTGAAACTGTAAATTTAAATATTAATTTTGATAACAACTCAGCAGAAATAAAAAATATCTATGATGAAAAATTACATCAATTTGCAAATATGCTAAAAGCTAATCAAACAATGACTGCAGTAATTGAAGCACATACTGATTCTAAGGGTAGTGATGCATATAATCAAAATTTATCTGATAGAAGAGCTATTTCAGTTGTAAATGCATTAAAAGCTTATGGAGTAAAATCTTCAAAATTAAAAGCTATAGGATATGGAGAGACTCAACCTATTGCAACAAATGAAACAGAAGAAGGTAAAGCTCTAAATAGAAGAGTTACTGCACTAGTAAATCAATAA
- a CDS encoding OmpA family protein, giving the protein MKKVLLSTIACATLALAANSDYKYEITPLIGGVVTEGNLDLDRNYANAGLSLGFNQFDSFIDQVELGFLRSIEDVDYKDGSRSDTGITRIFTNLVKEYPLTADASLYTLVGAGVEIFDNENAGNENGLFGNYGAGIKYKIADELSLKFDVRHLIEVDHGDNNLLYTLGFSVPFGEVAKAAPVVETPAPVVETPAPVAAPKDTDGDGVIDNLDECPDTMKGAKVDAVGCMTLINLNINFDTDKSVIKDSYNSRVAEFAKMMKANPKLKASIEAHTDSVGSNAYNQKLSERRAASTVKALTDLGVDSTKIKAVGYGETRPVATNATVEGRAENRRVEAVMVK; this is encoded by the coding sequence ATGAAAAAAGTATTATTATCAACAATTGCTTGTGCTACTTTAGCATTAGCTGCAAATAGTGACTATAAATATGAAATTACACCATTAATTGGTGGAGTTGTAACTGAAGGTAATTTAGATTTAGATAGAAATTATGCAAACGCAGGTTTAAGTTTAGGATTTAATCAATTTGATTCTTTTATTGATCAAGTTGAATTAGGTTTTTTAAGATCTATTGAAGATGTAGATTATAAAGATGGTTCAAGATCTGATACTGGAATTACTAGAATATTTACAAACTTAGTTAAAGAATATCCTTTAACAGCTGATGCTTCATTATATACATTAGTTGGAGCAGGTGTAGAAATTTTTGATAATGAAAATGCAGGAAATGAAAATGGTTTATTTGGTAACTATGGTGCAGGGATTAAATATAAAATAGCTGATGAATTATCTTTAAAATTTGATGTTAGACATTTAATTGAAGTTGATCATGGAGATAATAACTTATTATATACATTAGGATTCTCTGTTCCATTTGGTGAAGTTGCAAAAGCAGCTCCAGTTGTTGAAACTCCAGCTCCAGTTGTTGAAACTCCAGCTCCAGTTGCTGCACCAAAAGATACTGATGGTGATGGTGTTATTGATAATTTAGATGAATGTCCTGATACAATGAAAGGTGCTAAAGTTGATGCAGTTGGATGTATGACTTTAATCAACTTAAATATTAACTTTGATACTGATAAATCAGTAATTAAAGATTCTTATAACTCAAGAGTTGCAGAATTTGCAAAAATGATGAAAGCTAATCCAAAATTAAAAGCATCTATTGAAGCTCATACAGACTCTGTTGGTTCAAATGCATATAACCAAAAATTATCTGAAAGAAGAGCTGCTTCTACAGTTAAAGCATTAACTGATTTAGGTGTTGATAGCACAAAAATCAAAGCTGTTGGTTATGGTGAAACAAGACCTGTTGCAACAAATGCAACTGTTGAAGGTAGAGCTGAAAACAGAAGAGTTGAAGCTGTAATGGTTAAATAA
- a CDS encoding ribose-phosphate pyrophosphokinase, which translates to MSTFKLFSGSANPEFARKVGEYLSMPVSDATLNKFSDGEISVQITESVRGQDVFIIQPTCAPTNDNLMELLIMVDALKRSSAKSISAVIPYFGYARQDRKAAPRVPITAKLVADLLEAAGITRVVTIDLHAAQIQGFFNIPADNLFGSILFVNYIKSKNLKNPIIASPDIGGVARARSYADKLGYDLVIVDKKREKANVAEVMNIIGDVKDKDVILVDDMVDTAGTLVKAAEVLKKKGATSVMACCTHGVLSGPAYERINKGELDELVISDTIPTQKDAKKLTVLTASAMIGEAIRRIHNNESVNSIFNS; encoded by the coding sequence ATGTCAACATTTAAACTTTTTAGTGGTTCAGCTAATCCTGAATTTGCAAGAAAAGTAGGTGAATATTTAAGTATGCCAGTATCAGACGCAACATTAAATAAATTTAGTGATGGTGAAATATCTGTTCAAATTACAGAGAGTGTTAGAGGACAAGATGTATTTATAATTCAACCAACTTGTGCACCAACTAATGATAATTTAATGGAATTATTAATAATGGTAGATGCACTTAAACGTTCAAGTGCAAAATCAATTTCAGCTGTTATTCCATATTTTGGATATGCAAGACAAGATAGAAAAGCAGCTCCAAGAGTTCCAATTACTGCAAAACTTGTTGCTGATTTACTTGAAGCAGCAGGAATTACAAGAGTAGTAACTATTGATTTACATGCTGCTCAAATTCAAGGCTTTTTCAATATTCCAGCTGATAACTTATTTGGTTCTATATTATTTGTTAATTATATAAAAAGTAAAAATTTAAAAAATCCTATTATTGCAAGCCCAGATATTGGTGGAGTTGCAAGGGCTAGATCTTATGCTGATAAATTAGGATATGACTTAGTTATAGTTGATAAAAAAAGAGAAAAAGCAAATGTTGCTGAAGTTATGAATATCATTGGAGATGTTAAAGATAAAGATGTAATTTTAGTTGATGACATGGTTGATACTGCAGGAACTTTAGTAAAAGCAGCAGAAGTTTTAAAGAAAAAAGGTGCAACTTCAGTTATGGCATGCTGTACTCACGGTGTATTAAGTGGTCCGGCATATGAAAGAATTAACAAAGGTGAACTTGATGAACTTGTTATTTCAGACACAATTCCTACACAAAAAGATGCTAAAAAGTTAACCGTTTTAACAGCTTCAGCTATGATTGGGGAAGCTATTAGAAGAATTCATAATAATGAATCTGTTAATTCAATTTTTAATAGTTAA
- a CDS encoding Opr family porin yields MKNLFRGQTISLVTCGLILSSTMSFGADSIDAAFKEGKASGSLALYGEKYDNKGGDKDTGFGNGNATVAFETGSFYGLSAKAEFKGNLKLGEVEHNDHDNEYLNNSLMTEAYIKYATEGFSLTAGRQAIDLEWLGDYNEAVVAAITAIPDTTIVLGFANRQAESGIDLSEDFEDINDNKGAYVLDVKYAGFDGVELNPYFYTAPDALDWYGLKATFTTDYFGAIAHYAASSVDNSVGVEDGSIGHVELNTEVAGLSAGVGYIKTDKDGGVELMGVAGDNINPFDDGNYVYVADARTVYGFLGYTIADVELGALYGQTTYGSNDDKESELNLTAAYPITETLTASILYGDVNAEVSGNDYNKVLASVEYTF; encoded by the coding sequence ATGAAAAACCTTTTTAGAGGTCAAACAATAAGTTTAGTTACATGCGGATTAATTTTAAGTTCTACTATGTCATTTGGTGCAGATTCAATTGATGCAGCTTTTAAAGAAGGTAAAGCTTCAGGAAGTTTAGCATTATATGGTGAAAAGTATGACAATAAAGGTGGAGATAAAGATACTGGATTTGGAAATGGAAATGCAACTGTTGCTTTTGAAACAGGTTCTTTTTATGGTTTATCTGCAAAAGCTGAATTTAAAGGAAATTTAAAACTTGGTGAAGTTGAGCATAACGATCATGATAATGAATATCTTAATAATTCTTTAATGACAGAAGCTTATATAAAATATGCTACAGAAGGATTCTCTTTAACTGCTGGTAGACAAGCTATTGATCTTGAATGGTTAGGTGATTATAATGAGGCTGTTGTTGCTGCAATTACTGCTATTCCAGATACTACAATTGTTCTTGGGTTTGCAAATAGACAAGCTGAGTCAGGTATTGATTTAAGTGAAGATTTTGAAGATATCAATGACAATAAAGGAGCATATGTTCTTGATGTTAAATATGCAGGTTTTGATGGTGTAGAATTAAATCCTTATTTTTATACAGCTCCAGATGCACTTGATTGGTATGGGTTAAAAGCAACATTTACTACTGATTATTTTGGTGCAATTGCTCATTATGCTGCAAGTAGTGTAGATAATTCTGTTGGTGTAGAAGATGGTTCAATTGGGCATGTTGAATTAAATACTGAAGTTGCAGGACTTTCAGCTGGTGTTGGTTATATTAAAACTGATAAAGATGGTGGCGTTGAATTAATGGGTGTTGCAGGTGATAACATAAATCCATTTGATGATGGTAACTATGTATATGTAGCTGATGCAAGAACTGTATATGGTTTTTTAGGATATACAATTGCTGATGTTGAATTAGGTGCATTATATGGACAAACTACTTATGGTTCAAATGATGATAAAGAAAGTGAATTAAATTTAACAGCTGCATATCCAATTACTGAAACATTAACAGCATCAATTTTATATGGTGATGTAAATGCTGAAGTATCAGGAAATGATTATAACAAAGTATTAGCAAGCGTAGAATATACATTCTAA